The Phormidium sp. PBR-2020 DNA segment ATTCAGGAGATAGCTAATGGTTAGAGAACTCTCGCAATCTACGGATATCATCTACCCCGATAGTGACGGACAGCCCATGGCGGACAATACAAAACAGTTTCGCTGGATTGTGGTGATTAAGGAAAACCTCGAACTTCTGTTCGCGGAGAATCCCGATGTATTTGTGGCGGGGGATTTACTTTGGTATCCGGTAGAGGGAAATAATCGCATTCGTCGCGCCCCTGATGCGATGGTAGTGTTTGGGCGGCCCAAGGGCGATCGCGGGTCCTATAAACAATGGGAGGAAGATAATATCGCGCCCCAGGTGGTGTTTGAAATCCTCTCTCCGGGAAACCGGTTCTCGGAGATGCTAGCGAAGCAAGAGTTTTATGACCGCTACGGTGTGGAGGAATACTATATTTATGACCCCGATCAGGTGGATTTAGTGGGAATGCAGCGTCGAGAGGGACAATTGACGCGGATTGAGGAGATGCAGGGTTGGCTGAGTCCTCATTTGGGAATTCGTTTTCAGCTTGAGGAAGAAACTCTGACTATCTTTACTCCCACAGGAGATCCCTTTTTGGGCTTTGTGGAACTCGATCGCCGTCGTCGGGAGGCTGAGGAACGGGCTAATCTCGCCGAGGAAGACCGGGAACAGGAACGTCAACGGGCCAATCTGGCCGAACAACGGGCCAATCTCGCCGAGGAGGAACGCCAGCGGGAACGCCAACGGGCCGAAGCCGCCGAAGCCCAACTCCAAGCCATGGAACAACGGTTACGAGAACTCGGACTCGATTCAGGAGATAGCTAATGGTTAGAGAACTCTCGCAATCTACGGATATCATCTACCCCGATAGTGACGGACAGCCCATGGCGGACAATACGAAACAGTTTCGCTGGATTGTGGTGATTAAGGAAAACCTGGAACTTCTGTTCGCGGAGAATCCCGATGTATTTGTGGCGGGGGATTTACTTTGGTATCCGGTAGAGGGGAATAATCGCCTTCGTCGCGCCCCTGATGCGATGGTAGTGTTTGGCCGGCCCAAGGGCGATCGCGGGTCTTATAAACAATGGGAGGAAGATAATATCGCGCCCCAGGTGGTGTTTGAAATCCTCTCTCCGGGAAACCGGTTCTCGGAAATGGTCCAAAAACAGGCATTCTATAACCACTATGGCGTGGAAGAATACTATGTCTATGATCCCGATGAGGTAGATTTGACGGGGATGATTCGCAATCGGGGGATGTTAGAACCGATTGAGGAGATGCAGGGTTGGGTGAGTCCTCGTTTGGGGATTCGTTTTCAGCTTGAGGAGGACACTCTGAATATCTTGACTCCCACAGGCGATCCCTTTTTGGGCTTTATTGAACTTGATCGCCGTCGTCGGGAGGCTGAGGAACGGGCCAATCTCGCCGAGGAGGAACGCCAACGGGAACGCCGACGGGCTAATCTCGCCGAAGAGGAACGTCAACGGGAACGTCAACGGGCCAATCTCGCTGAAGAGGAACGTCAACGGGAACGCCAACGGGCCGAAGCCGCCGAAGCCCAACTCCAAGCCATGGAACAACGGTTACGAGAACTCGGACTTGATTCAGGAGATAGCTAATGGTTAGAGAACTCTCGCAATCAACGGATATCATCTACCCCGATAGTGACGGACAGCCCATGGCGGACAATACGAAACAGTTTCGCTGGATTGTAGTAATTAAGGAAAACCTCGAACTTCTGTTCGCTGAAAATCCCGATGTGTTTGTGGCGGGGGATTTACTCTGGTATCCGGTGGAGGGAAATAATCGGATTCGTCGCGCCCCTGATGCGATGGTAGTGTTTGGCCGGCCGAAGGGCGATCGCGGGTCCTATAAGCAATGGGAGGAAGATAACATCGCCCCCCAGGTGGTGTTTGAAATCCTCTCTCCCGGAAACCGAGTTTCAGAGATGTTGCAGAAACAAGCCTTTTATGATTCCTACGGTGTGGAGGAGTATTATATCTATGACCCCGATGCGGTAGATTTAGCGGGGATGATTCGTGATGAAGGGACTCTAAAACCAATTGAGGAGATGCAGGGTTGGGTAAGTCCTCGTTTGAGGATTCGTTTTCAGCTTGAGGAAGAAACCCTGACTATCTTGACTCCCACAGGAGATCCCTTTTTGGGCTTTGTGGAACTCGATCTCCGTCGTCGAGATGCGGAAGCCGAACGCGATCGCGAACGTCAACGGGCCAATCTGGCCGAAGAGGAACGTCAGCGGGAACGCCAACGGGCTAATCTCGCTGAAGAGGAACGCCAGCGGGAACGCCAACGGGCTAATCTCGCTGAAGAGGAACGCCAGCGGGAACGCCAACGGGCCGAAGCCGCCGAAGCCCAACTCCAAGCCATGGAACAACGGCTACGAGAACTGGGACTCGATGAACCGCCTCGTCCTCCATCTGAGTCTTAAGGCTTCAGTAGCGACGGAGGGCTTGAGAACTACTGTCTTTTTGATGAGCGCGATAGGTGGACTCTTGCTGAAGCTGCTGTCGCCCATTGCGAATGACGCGCATCATATCACTGAGTTGTTGCTCAATGTTCTGAAGCACCTTATCTGCATATTCATCGGCACCGGTTTCAATAGTAGCGGCTTCGGCTAAGGCTCGCGCATGAATTTGCTCAAGTTCCTGTTTGGCCTGACGTTGAAGTTGTTCGATTTCGGCGATCGCCTGTTCGCGGGCCACCTCACAATCAGCTCGAACCTGTTGACGCATCCGATCAGCCTCCACCTTGGCTTGACGGACTAATCCCATCTCATCCAGGATATTCGCTGCCTGTTGTTCAGCGGCTTCGACAATTTCCCGTCCATACTGTTCTGCTTGACGGAAAATCTCATCTTTCTGACGCACAACCTCTTCCGCTTCCTGAAACGCGGTGGGAAGATTGAGCCGAATCGCATCAAGCAGATCTAGTAGCGGTTCCTCATCAATGAGAGTGCGGCCCGTTAGGGGAATACGGGGACTGTCGAGGATGACCTCCTCGATACGGTTTAAGGCTTGCTGGATATTCACCGTTCCTGACCCCCCTTGTTGTGGCTGATCCCCCTCTACAGGCGGGGCCGGTTCGGGTTGGGGTTGGCGGTTTTCGGGTTGGGAGTCGATCCCGGCTGGGTCCTGACGTAACATCGATAAATCTCTGTGGCTACAGGTGGAGGTACAAAGCGATCAACAGAGCCGCCGAAGCGAGCCACCTCTTTAACGAGGCTACTGCTGAGGAAGCTATATTCATTGCTGGTCGCGAGAAACACGGTCTCGATGGAGTCCGAGAGAGTTTTATTGGTGTGAGCCATTTGCAACTCCATCTCGAAATCAGACAACACCCTCAATCCGCGAAGCAGGACACTTGCCCCTTTGAGTTTAGCGTAGTTTACCGTTAGACCATCAAAGCGATCAATCTCAATTTTATCGAGATGCTCGGTACTTTGCTCGATCA contains these protein-coding regions:
- a CDS encoding Uma2 family endonuclease, with amino-acid sequence MVRELSQSTDIIYPDSDGQPMADNTKQFRWIVVIKENLELLFAENPDVFVAGDLLWYPVEGNNRIRRAPDAMVVFGRPKGDRGSYKQWEEDNIAPQVVFEILSPGNRFSEMLAKQEFYDRYGVEEYYIYDPDQVDLVGMQRREGQLTRIEEMQGWLSPHLGIRFQLEEETLTIFTPTGDPFLGFVELDRRRREAEERANLAEEDREQERQRANLAEQRANLAEEERQRERQRAEAAEAQLQAMEQRLRELGLDSGDS
- a CDS encoding Uma2 family endonuclease, which encodes MVRELSQSTDIIYPDSDGQPMADNTKQFRWIVVIKENLELLFAENPDVFVAGDLLWYPVEGNNRLRRAPDAMVVFGRPKGDRGSYKQWEEDNIAPQVVFEILSPGNRFSEMVQKQAFYNHYGVEEYYVYDPDEVDLTGMIRNRGMLEPIEEMQGWVSPRLGIRFQLEEDTLNILTPTGDPFLGFIELDRRRREAEERANLAEEERQRERRRANLAEEERQRERQRANLAEEERQRERQRAEAAEAQLQAMEQRLRELGLDSGDS
- a CDS encoding Uma2 family endonuclease, coding for MVRELSQSTDIIYPDSDGQPMADNTKQFRWIVVIKENLELLFAENPDVFVAGDLLWYPVEGNNRIRRAPDAMVVFGRPKGDRGSYKQWEEDNIAPQVVFEILSPGNRVSEMLQKQAFYDSYGVEEYYIYDPDAVDLAGMIRDEGTLKPIEEMQGWVSPRLRIRFQLEEETLTILTPTGDPFLGFVELDLRRRDAEAERDRERQRANLAEEERQRERQRANLAEEERQRERQRANLAEEERQRERQRAEAAEAQLQAMEQRLRELGLDEPPRPPSES
- a CDS encoding ATP synthase F0 subunit B, with amino-acid sequence MLRQDPAGIDSQPENRQPQPEPAPPVEGDQPQQGGSGTVNIQQALNRIEEVILDSPRIPLTGRTLIDEEPLLDLLDAIRLNLPTAFQEAEEVVRQKDEIFRQAEQYGREIVEAAEQQAANILDEMGLVRQAKVEADRMRQQVRADCEVAREQAIAEIEQLQRQAKQELEQIHARALAEAATIETGADEYADKVLQNIEQQLSDMMRVIRNGRQQLQQESTYRAHQKDSSSQALRRY
- the coaD gene encoding pantetheine-phosphate adenylyltransferase, whose translation is MPSDSHVVAIYPGSFDPITLGHLDIIERGVRLFDKVVVAVVTNPNKSPLFEVDERIRLIEQSTEHLDKIEIDRFDGLTVNYAKLKGASVLLRGLRVLSDFEMELQMAHTNKTLSDSIETVFLATSNEYSFLSSSLVKEVARFGGSVDRFVPPPVATEIYRCYVRTQPGSTPNPKTANPNPNRPRL